A window of the Chloroflexus sp. Y-396-1 genome harbors these coding sequences:
- the cobT gene encoding nicotinate-nucleotide--dimethylbenzimidazole phosphoribosyltransferase, with translation MDLLQTTINQIGPLDDQAATAARRRQDTLTKPAGSLGRLEELSIRIAGITGRERPRLTTPAVIVMAGDHGVARQGVSAFPQEVTPQMVLNFLRGGAAINVLARHVGARVIVVDIGVAADLPAHPELISRKLAYGTADFTQEPAMSRDLARQAIEVGITCAYEAIDSGVDLLATGEMGIANTTAASAIVAAITGRPPSEVTGRGTGIDDTGLARKIAVIEKGLALHRPNPHDGLDVLAKVGGLEIGGLAGVILGAAARRVPVVIDGFISGAAALIAATLAPAVTPYLIAGHRSVERGHSAVYSHLDLQPLLDLNMRLGEGTGAVLAMSLCQAACKILDEMATFAEAGVSEGEQQSK, from the coding sequence ATGGATCTGCTGCAAACGACGATCAATCAGATCGGGCCACTCGACGATCAGGCAGCTACTGCTGCGCGTCGCCGCCAGGATACGCTTACGAAGCCAGCAGGTTCACTCGGACGATTGGAAGAGTTATCGATTCGGATTGCCGGTATTACCGGACGCGAACGGCCACGCTTAACTACGCCGGCTGTGATTGTTATGGCTGGCGATCATGGCGTAGCCCGCCAGGGTGTCAGTGCATTCCCACAAGAGGTCACGCCCCAGATGGTCTTGAACTTTCTGCGCGGGGGCGCCGCAATCAACGTTCTGGCCCGTCATGTCGGCGCCCGCGTGATCGTGGTTGACATTGGGGTTGCGGCTGATTTGCCTGCCCATCCTGAGTTGATCAGTCGCAAGCTCGCCTATGGGACAGCCGATTTTACTCAAGAACCGGCAATGAGTCGAGACCTTGCTCGTCAGGCAATTGAAGTTGGTATTACCTGCGCTTATGAAGCCATCGATAGCGGAGTAGACCTGCTGGCTACCGGAGAAATGGGCATTGCCAACACCACGGCAGCAAGTGCCATTGTCGCCGCGATCACCGGTCGCCCACCGAGCGAGGTCACCGGGCGCGGTACCGGGATTGATGATACCGGTCTGGCGCGCAAAATTGCGGTCATCGAAAAGGGGTTGGCGCTCCATCGTCCCAATCCGCACGATGGTCTCGACGTGTTGGCAAAGGTAGGCGGCCTGGAAATCGGTGGCCTAGCTGGTGTGATCCTCGGCGCGGCGGCCCGACGGGTGCCGGTTGTCATCGACGGTTTCATTTCGGGAGCAGCAGCCCTGATTGCGGCCACGTTAGCACCTGCCGTCACGCCGTATCTGATCGCCGGTCACCGGTCAGTTGAGCGTGGGCATAGTGCCGTCTACAGTCATCTCGATCTCCAACCACTCCTCGATCTCAACATGCGGCTGGGCGAGGGAACCGGCGCGGTGCTGGCAATGTCACTCTGTCAGGCAGCGTGCAAAATACTCGACGAAATGGCGACATTTGCCGAAGCTGGTGTATCGGAAGGTGAGCAGCAATCGAAGTAA
- the cobN gene encoding cobaltochelatase subunit CobN encodes MGEQLKRNMVQRLDGRLVNAGARRGMLIVCATGCCCGHTERGFAPVPTDLYHQEWERRRLRNRVHLSQGGCLGPCPLANVALLLFDGRPYWFHSLNDPALVPVLYDFIEDLLAAERPVGPPPALAPHLFNGFAWDGVEAATATLDRLPAMAGNGILVLSQADTDLLALEQAQALLPEGFAPLYMAHIGRLTEPAAIDRLLEQHLPAAAIVVVRLHSPAAFLYGLERLQQWAAATDGFLLCLPAVDEVDPDLMARSTVGVPLAMLISAYFRAGGAVNLANGLQCLSDHLLVSGWGYDPPIELPLHGMYTPPRPARRGRRQDAATITAAASDAPTVGVLFYRAHLLSGNTAFVDALIAGLQARGMQVRAVYTQSLKATATDGLPIGLGLLQQAGPPDVIVSTLSFALGADDPHPFSRLDVPVVQALLGSSSREVWQRDGRGLGPLDTAMNVALPELDGRIIGVPIAFKSQEGETAAHSLPDHERIERLAGLVWRLTQLRRKPNSQKRIAIILTNSSAKAQRIGNAVGLDAPASLMRIFAALREAGYAVGELPESGDSLIASLIARCSYDETWLTTEQLAQAYRVPGETYRRWFAELPLPLQEAMIRQWGPPPGQAYVHRGDLALAGMEVGNCFIALQPPRGYDMDPDAIYHRPDLPPPHNYYALYRWLRDEWRADAMIHLGKHGTLEWLPGKGVGLSALCFPDPFLADMPLIYPFIINDPGEGTQAKRRAHAVIVDHLTPPMTSAGAYGDLAELAQLVDEYYRMERLDPTKLPLLQRQIWNVLQRSQLADDLRYILQADHGDHRHEWDGSVLEDGTPTVLAELEGREVAHLLEDIEGYLCELTGAQIRDGLHILGTLPEGEQFVDLVYHLLRLPNLDAPSLPAAVATALGVDWSALQEAPGRRRTGDAHFLTNADLIEHIETLCRTLLRQLCDHDWAASAIGEVVAQVLPGCSDSSPISQALHYACDRLVPRLRQSAAAEIDHLLAALAGRFVPPGPSGAPTRGMAHVLPTGRNFYSLDPRSVPSMAAWETGQGLANDLLRRYQQEYGAWPESVGISIWGTSLIRTAGDDVAQVMALLGVRPRWQRENRRVIGFEVIPLTELGRPRIDVVCRISGFFRDAFPHLIELLDQAVQTIIDLEEPFELNFPRKHAHLTAQTLAEGGMPIETAQREARYRIFGSPPGSYGAGMLPLIDGQNWVNDADLARVYLRWGGYAYTSTEQGIPAENAFAAALSTVQVATKNQDNREHDIFDSDDYFQFHGGMIATIRALTGRNPARYFGDSSDPSRPRTRDLREEARRVFRTRVVNPKWLDSIRRHGYKGGLELAATVDYLFGYDATAQVLADWMYEQVTERYVRDPEVQQWLQEVNPWALQAMAERLNEAIGRGMWRNPSPTAQAAIAEILNQGEAAREGLSTANDDYRESA; translated from the coding sequence ATGGGCGAACAGCTTAAGCGCAATATGGTGCAGCGACTCGATGGGCGGCTCGTGAATGCCGGTGCTCGTCGGGGGATGTTGATCGTCTGTGCCACCGGTTGCTGCTGTGGTCATACGGAACGTGGTTTTGCACCGGTTCCGACCGATCTGTATCATCAAGAATGGGAACGCCGCCGTTTGCGCAATCGTGTGCATCTTAGTCAGGGTGGGTGTTTAGGGCCATGCCCGCTGGCGAATGTTGCCCTCTTGCTGTTCGATGGCCGTCCTTACTGGTTTCACTCGCTCAATGATCCGGCATTAGTACCAGTTCTGTACGATTTTATCGAAGACCTATTGGCTGCTGAGCGTCCTGTTGGTCCACCACCGGCACTGGCACCACATCTGTTCAACGGCTTTGCCTGGGATGGCGTAGAAGCTGCGACGGCTACCCTCGACCGTCTGCCGGCGATGGCCGGTAATGGGATTCTCGTTCTAAGTCAGGCCGATACTGATCTCCTGGCCCTTGAGCAGGCGCAGGCCTTGCTCCCAGAAGGTTTTGCTCCGCTGTATATGGCGCATATTGGCCGTCTCACCGAACCAGCCGCGATTGATCGTCTGCTCGAACAACATCTACCGGCTGCGGCAATTGTAGTGGTGCGGCTCCACAGTCCGGCTGCATTTTTGTACGGTCTGGAACGATTACAGCAGTGGGCTGCGGCTACCGATGGTTTTCTGCTCTGCCTGCCGGCAGTCGATGAGGTAGACCCCGATCTGATGGCCCGATCAACGGTGGGAGTACCATTGGCGATGCTGATCAGCGCCTATTTTCGGGCAGGTGGGGCGGTGAATCTGGCCAACGGACTGCAATGTCTGAGTGACCATCTGCTGGTGAGCGGATGGGGCTACGATCCGCCAATTGAGCTGCCGTTACACGGGATGTATACCCCGCCACGACCGGCACGCCGTGGTCGCAGACAAGATGCAGCGACTATCACGGCGGCAGCAAGCGATGCACCGACAGTTGGGGTGCTCTTTTACCGTGCCCATCTTCTGAGCGGGAATACAGCGTTTGTCGATGCGCTGATCGCGGGCTTGCAGGCACGTGGTATGCAAGTACGTGCTGTCTACACACAATCGCTGAAGGCAACCGCTACCGACGGGTTGCCGATTGGGTTAGGATTGTTACAGCAAGCTGGCCCGCCGGATGTGATCGTTTCGACTCTTAGTTTCGCGCTTGGTGCTGATGATCCGCATCCGTTCAGTCGTCTTGATGTTCCGGTGGTGCAGGCACTACTCGGTAGCAGCAGTCGTGAGGTGTGGCAACGCGATGGTCGTGGCCTTGGGCCGCTCGATACAGCCATGAACGTTGCTCTACCAGAACTCGATGGCCGTATCATCGGGGTGCCGATTGCGTTCAAGTCGCAGGAAGGGGAAACAGCCGCCCATTCATTACCGGATCACGAACGAATCGAGCGCCTAGCTGGGTTGGTCTGGCGATTGACCCAGTTGCGCCGGAAGCCGAACAGCCAAAAGCGGATTGCTATCATCTTGACGAATAGCAGCGCGAAAGCGCAACGGATCGGGAATGCTGTTGGCCTGGATGCACCGGCGTCGCTGATGCGCATCTTTGCGGCCCTCCGTGAGGCTGGTTATGCCGTGGGTGAATTACCGGAGAGTGGTGATTCGCTGATTGCCAGTCTGATCGCACGCTGTTCGTATGATGAGACCTGGCTGACAACTGAGCAGTTGGCACAGGCCTATCGTGTTCCTGGCGAAACCTATCGGCGCTGGTTTGCCGAATTACCGCTGCCGTTGCAAGAGGCTATGATCCGTCAGTGGGGACCGCCCCCCGGCCAGGCGTATGTACACCGCGGTGATCTGGCGCTGGCCGGAATGGAAGTTGGCAACTGCTTTATCGCCCTCCAACCACCACGTGGCTACGATATGGACCCTGACGCCATTTATCACCGACCTGATTTACCGCCACCGCATAACTACTACGCCCTTTACCGCTGGTTGCGTGATGAATGGCGGGCTGATGCCATGATCCATCTCGGCAAGCACGGTACCCTCGAATGGTTGCCTGGTAAAGGGGTTGGTTTGAGTGCTCTTTGTTTTCCCGATCCCTTCCTGGCAGATATGCCTTTGATCTACCCTTTCATCATCAACGACCCCGGTGAGGGTACCCAGGCAAAACGGCGCGCCCACGCGGTCATTGTGGATCATCTCACCCCACCGATGACAAGTGCCGGCGCATATGGTGATCTGGCCGAGCTGGCTCAACTGGTTGATGAGTACTATCGTATGGAGCGACTCGATCCAACCAAGCTACCACTCCTGCAACGGCAGATTTGGAATGTGCTCCAACGTAGTCAATTGGCCGATGACCTGCGCTACATATTGCAGGCCGATCACGGTGATCATCGTCACGAGTGGGATGGTAGTGTGCTGGAGGATGGCACACCGACCGTTCTGGCCGAGCTAGAGGGGCGCGAGGTGGCCCATCTCCTCGAAGACATTGAAGGGTATCTGTGCGAGCTGACCGGTGCCCAGATTCGTGATGGGTTGCATATTCTCGGCACGTTGCCAGAAGGCGAGCAGTTCGTCGATCTCGTATATCATCTGCTGCGGTTGCCAAATCTCGATGCCCCTAGTCTGCCAGCCGCCGTCGCCACTGCACTTGGCGTTGACTGGTCGGCATTACAGGAAGCGCCAGGGCGGCGGCGCACTGGAGACGCCCACTTTTTGACGAATGCCGATCTGATTGAACACATCGAAACACTCTGTCGAACCCTACTGCGTCAGCTTTGTGATCACGACTGGGCTGCGTCGGCAATTGGTGAGGTGGTAGCACAGGTGCTACCCGGTTGCAGTGACAGTTCACCTATCTCGCAAGCCCTACACTACGCCTGTGACCGGCTTGTGCCACGGCTCCGCCAGAGTGCCGCTGCCGAAATCGATCATTTGCTGGCAGCTCTGGCCGGGCGCTTCGTACCACCAGGGCCGAGTGGTGCCCCCACACGAGGAATGGCGCATGTGTTGCCCACTGGACGCAACTTCTACAGCCTTGATCCGCGTAGCGTGCCCAGTATGGCTGCCTGGGAGACCGGCCAGGGGTTGGCAAATGATCTGTTACGCCGCTATCAACAAGAATACGGCGCCTGGCCCGAAAGTGTGGGAATCAGCATCTGGGGTACCAGTCTTATTCGTACTGCCGGTGATGATGTAGCGCAGGTGATGGCCTTGTTGGGCGTGCGACCGCGCTGGCAACGCGAAAATCGGCGGGTTATCGGCTTTGAGGTTATTCCGCTCACCGAATTGGGTCGGCCACGCATCGATGTCGTCTGTCGGATCAGTGGTTTCTTCCGCGATGCGTTTCCTCATCTGATTGAGCTGCTCGATCAGGCGGTACAAACGATCATTGATCTTGAGGAACCGTTTGAGCTGAATTTCCCACGCAAACATGCTCATCTAACGGCGCAGACGTTGGCAGAAGGTGGTATGCCCATTGAAACGGCACAACGCGAAGCGCGCTACCGCATCTTTGGCAGCCCGCCAGGAAGTTACGGCGCCGGGATGCTCCCGCTCATCGACGGGCAAAACTGGGTGAACGATGCGGATCTGGCCAGGGTATATCTGCGTTGGGGTGGATATGCGTACACAAGCACTGAACAAGGGATACCGGCAGAGAATGCCTTTGCCGCTGCTCTCAGCACCGTTCAGGTCGCCACTAAAAATCAGGACAATCGCGAACACGACATCTTCGATAGTGATGACTATTTCCAGTTTCATGGTGGCATGATCGCGACCATTCGTGCACTTACCGGCCGCAATCCCGCCCGCTACTTTGGCGATAGCAGTGATCCTTCGCGACCACGCACCCGCGATCTACGCGAAGAAGCCCGTCGTGTCTTTCGGACGCGGGTGGTCAATCCGAAATGGCTGGACAGTATCCGTCGGCACGGCTACAAAGGTGGCCTGGAACTGGCAGCAACCGTTGATTACCTCTTCGGTTACGATGCAACCGCTCAGGTGCTAGCCGACTGGATGTACGAGCAGGTTACAGAACGGTATGTACGTGATCCGGAGGTACAACAGTGGTTGCAAGAAGTGAATCCCTGGGCGTTGCAAGCGATGGCTGAACGGCTCAACGAAGCAATTGGCCGGGGAATGTGGCGCAATCCCTCGCCAACAGCTCAGGCTGCCATCGCCGAGATTCTGAACCAGGGTGAAGCTGCGCGCGAGGGACTGTCTACGGCAAATGACGACTATCGCGAATCAGCGTAG
- the cobO gene encoding cob(I)yrinic acid a,c-diamide adenosyltransferase, with translation MSEETTAPIGPGSSPEAAARRKAVRASHAPKGLVIVNTGEGKGKTTAALGILLRAWGRNMRVGGVQFIKHEQAKFGELRALERMGITLTPLGDGFTWTSRNLDETQARALHGWEVAKQQITSGNFDVFLLDEFTYVMHYGWLPATEVVSWLRANKPPMLHLIITGRYAPAELIEYADLVTEMREVKHPFRDQGIRAQPGIEY, from the coding sequence GTGTCTGAGGAGACAACTGCACCGATTGGGCCGGGGTCGTCGCCCGAAGCAGCGGCCCGCCGCAAGGCGGTGAGAGCGAGCCATGCACCGAAAGGGTTGGTCATTGTCAATACCGGTGAAGGGAAAGGGAAGACAACCGCTGCCCTGGGTATTCTGCTGCGGGCCTGGGGGAGAAATATGCGCGTCGGTGGTGTGCAGTTTATCAAGCACGAGCAGGCAAAGTTTGGTGAGTTGCGGGCGCTTGAACGAATGGGGATTACACTAACACCACTCGGTGATGGTTTTACCTGGACCAGCCGGAATCTCGACGAGACCCAAGCCCGTGCATTGCATGGCTGGGAAGTGGCCAAACAACAGATCACTAGTGGCAATTTCGATGTGTTCTTGCTTGATGAGTTTACGTATGTGATGCACTACGGTTGGCTGCCGGCGACTGAAGTTGTCTCGTGGCTCCGTGCGAACAAACCGCCGATGTTACATCTGATCATTACCGGTCGCTATGCGCCGGCCGAATTGATCGAGTATGCCGATCTGGTCACGGAAATGCGTGAAGTAAAGCATCCGTTCCGCGATCAAGGGATTCGCGCCCAGCCAGGGATCGAGTATTGA